From Salvelinus fontinalis isolate EN_2023a chromosome 30, ASM2944872v1, whole genome shotgun sequence, one genomic window encodes:
- the vps25 gene encoding vacuolar protein-sorting-associated protein 25 yields MSFEWPWQYNFPPFFTLQPNVDTRQKQLAAWCSLALSYCRHHKLYTLDIMEAQESPVFNHKNIDRKLSMEAILIVFEELRKKGNLEWLDKNKTRCLVMWRRPEEWGKLIYQWVSKNGMVNTVFTLYELANGDDTESEEFHGLEDWMLIRSLQALQMDGKAEVISMDDGKGVKFF; encoded by the exons ATGAGTTTTGAGTGGCCCTGGCAATATAATTTTCCTCCGTTTTTTAC GTTACAGCCCAATGTTGACACCAGACAGAAACAGCTTGCAGCTTGGTGCTCCCTCGCACTGTCCTACTGCCGCCATCACAAGCTCTACACTCTGGACATCATGGAAGCCCAAGAGAGCCCTGTGTTCAACCACAAGAATATTGATA GAAAACTATCAATGGAGGCCATACTAATTGTTTTTGAGGAATTGAGGAAAAAAG GGAACCTGGAATGGTTAGACAAGAACAAGACGCGGTGTCTAGTCATGTGGAGGAGGCCAGAGGAATGGGGGAAACTGATTTACCAGTGG GTCTCTAAAAACGGCATGGTCAATACAGTGTTTACACTCTACGAGCTCGCCAACGGTGACGACACAGAAAGCGAAG AATTCCATGGGCTGGAAGACTGGATGCTGATTCGTTCGCTGCAGGCCCTGCAGATGGACGGCAAGGCAGAGGTCATCTCCATGGACGACGGGAAGGGGGTCAAGTTCTTCTGA